The DNA region ACCGCGGCTCCCGTGCCGCTCCCCGCATGACCGCCGGCCGCGGGGTGGCTCCCAAGCGGGAGGCTTCGCGGGCGCCGCCGGCGGTCGCTTTCACCCCGGAGCGCCGCCGGGTCCGGCAGCCCCGCCGTGGATGCCGGCGACATGTCCGGCCGCCGCCGACCCGCTTCGGCTCATGACATTCCGCATGTTGTTGATATTGTTGATATTGTTTATATTGCTTATGTTATTTATATTTGTGATGTTCGTCCGGTTATAGAATGCCATTCCGCCCCAGCCCCAGCCGAACAAGGGCCAGCCGAAACCGAAACCAAACAGCGGCCAGCCGAAACCAAACAGCGGCCAGCCTATACCGATACCGATCCCGATGCCGGGCCAGCCGAAACCGAAACCCAAGCCGAAGCCCAAGCCCCAGCCCCACGGGTAGCCCCAGCCCCAGGGGCCCCAAAACGGGTAGTAAGGCATGAAGGGGGCGGCCGCATAGTAGCCCAATCCCACGCCAGGCCAGCCGGCGTAGCCGTAGGACCACGGGGGCACGGTGGCTCCCACGAAGATGTTGGTCACGTTACGGCCGACGTCGTCGGAATAGCCGTGGTAGACCGGGTAGTCATCCCACAAGGCGGAAGAAGGAGTCGCCTCCGTCTTCGCGGCCGCCATCTCGTCCGCGTCGCGCTTCTGGTTCCACCGGTCCCACGCATCCGTCGCCGGAGCATCCAGGATTTGATATTCCGGATCGGTCGTTCCCTGAATCACCATCATCTTTCCCGCCGGCAGGTCCTCCGATCCCTGGGCGGAGACGACCCGCGC from Methylacidimicrobium sp. AP8 includes:
- a CDS encoding FecR family protein; amino-acid sequence: MKRLPLVGILLAVSSLSLAGAPSSETARLSYYQGSLSVQKAGSERWEPGSPREVLHPGDRIRTGPGSRAEVRIDSNNFVRLGEEGELRIGNLSPSAIQVELVRGTATYSVFSGNRRDIAIRTPGASVQPVQEGDYRVKVEGETATAIVRKGDARVVSAQGSEDLPAGKMMVIQGTTDPEYQILDAPATDAWDRWNQKRDADEMAAAKTEATPSSALWDDYPVYHGYSDDVGRNVTNIFVGATVPPWSYGYAGWPGVGLGYYAAAPFMPYYPFWGPWGWGYPWGWGLGFGLGFGFGWPGIGIGIGIGWPLFGFGWPLFGFGFGWPLFGWGWGGMAFYNRTNITNINNISNINNINNINNMRNVMSRSGSAAAGHVAGIHGGAAGPGGAPG